The following nucleotide sequence is from Deltaproteobacteria bacterium.
GGCCAGGCCTGGAGGGCTCTGACGGGCCGGAGTTTCGGACGCGTGGACGGATTGTTGCCCGCCGGGGCGGAAATGGGTGGCGATGGCCGCGCGCATGGGATCGGCCGTGACGCCCGCCGTTGGTGTCGAATCGACGCCGCCCGGTGTCGGTCCGTGCTGGACGCCGGGGAGGGGCTGGTTGATCAGCAGGCTCATGCTTTTGGCTCCTCGTGGCCGGTCAGACCCGCAGGTAGAGGTTTGTGCCCATGTGGACCAAGTCGTCGTCGGATACGTCCGTCGAAGCCAGGGATTGGGCCTGCATGGGCGGGGCGTCCGTGGCGCCCGCGTGCCTCGCCTCGAGCCGATGCAGTGCGTCCAGAAGTCTGGGGCGGGCCGCCGTGGCGGTCTCGACAAAGGAAGTCAGGGTCCGTTCGAAGGCCATTGCATCCATGCCCTCGATGGCGTGGCGTCCGAGCAGGAAAACGCCGCCTCCCTCCGTGTCCACGCAGTAGCACAGGCCCAAAGGAAGAATGCCGGGCATTTGTTCTCCCAGGAGCATGGCGTAAAAATCCGCCAGCAAGGACGGCTGGGCGCCGCGCAGGGAGAGCATCGGCGCGTGGACAAGAAACTGGTCGCCCTCGGCCGGCACGGCCAGGGTCACGACGGTGTGCTGGCCCACGGACATGGTGCAGAAGCCTTCGGCATCAAGCGTCCGGGGGTGTTGCTCATTCTTGTCCAGGTTGGCGAGCCACGCCCTGATGCGTTCACGTGCCGTCATGGGTCATCCCCTTTGTGCCGCGCGGCGCGTGATCGCCGTGGCGCGGGTTTGATGTGTTCCGGCCGCGCGGATCAGGCGTTGATGCGCGCCAGAAGGGCGTTTTCCAAGGCCTTGAGCTGGGTTTCGAGGCTGGCGTCGACCACGCCGAGTTCGCTTTCAAGGAGGCAGGCCCCCCGTTCGAGGCGCGCGTCTGGAATAATATCCATGAAGCTGGTCCGGCCGGGCGCGGTTTGGAGCATGGCCGCCATCGCCGTTTCCACTGCAGCGGCGTCGGCCGGGGCCACTCGCACGGTGACGTGCTGCTGGTTGCGCACATTCGTCAGGGCTGTGCGTACGATGCGCACGATGCGGTCGTTGTCGTCCAGGTCGCCGATGATCTTGCGGATGGCCTGGCCGACAACATTGACCAGGGTCGATTCAATGCCCTCGATGAATTCCACCGAGGACAGGATCGTTTCCATCATCTTTTCGGCATGTTCAAGCTTGCCTTCGGTCTTGCCGTCCTCGTAGCCTTGCTGG
It contains:
- a CDS encoding HrpE/YscL family type III secretion apparatus protein produces the protein QQGYEDGKTEGKLEHAEKMMETILSSVEFIEGIESTLVNVVGQAIRKIIGDLDDNDRIVRIVRTALTNVRNQQHVTVRVAPADAAAVETAMAAMLQTAPGRTSFMDIIPDARLERGACLLESELGVVDASLETQLKALENALLARINA